In a single window of the Halobacteriovorax sp. DA5 genome:
- a CDS encoding RNA polymerase factor sigma-32, with translation MAKINNNNKNNNQSDPNYDVEVLPSVEDSDLFDNDVEVIEDDHEYVDISPKKLTIDEEVELIQETLPALASNLPVPSKLDNKLNQYLKDISRYELLSPEQEKLLVKQFRESGDIDLAKKLVVSNLRLVVKIAMEYRSAHANVMDLIQEGNIGLMKAVSLFEPDKGAKLSYYASWWIKSYILKFILDNFKLVKLGSTNEQKKLFYNLMREKERLEAQGIKPDHKTIAQNLDVSEKAVALMDMRLGEGGSEVSIDTPVGESSSTMGDLLPDSGDFAEDIEFQQSLKLLQDNLDHFIQGLKPRDQEIFRERLLNDAPRSLQAIADDYGVSRERIRQIEARLLENLKVYMSEIIR, from the coding sequence ATGGCAAAAATTAATAACAATAATAAGAATAACAATCAGTCAGATCCTAATTATGATGTTGAGGTTCTCCCATCAGTTGAGGATTCTGATCTTTTTGATAATGATGTCGAAGTAATCGAGGATGATCACGAGTATGTTGATATCAGTCCTAAAAAACTTACGATAGATGAAGAAGTTGAGCTCATTCAAGAGACTCTTCCGGCCCTGGCCTCAAATCTTCCTGTTCCTTCAAAACTAGATAATAAATTAAACCAATATCTAAAAGATATCTCACGTTATGAGCTACTTTCTCCTGAACAAGAGAAGCTGCTGGTTAAGCAATTTCGTGAATCAGGTGATATTGATTTGGCAAAGAAACTCGTTGTTTCTAATCTTCGCCTAGTTGTCAAAATCGCTATGGAGTACCGAAGTGCTCACGCCAATGTGATGGATTTGATTCAAGAGGGGAATATTGGCCTAATGAAGGCCGTCTCATTATTTGAACCAGATAAAGGCGCAAAGCTTTCATATTATGCTTCTTGGTGGATTAAATCTTATATTCTAAAATTTATTCTCGATAACTTTAAGTTAGTTAAACTTGGTTCAACAAATGAACAAAAGAAGTTGTTTTATAACCTGATGCGTGAAAAAGAGCGTCTCGAGGCCCAAGGGATTAAGCCTGATCATAAGACTATTGCCCAGAACCTTGATGTTAGTGAAAAGGCCGTGGCCCTGATGGATATGCGCCTGGGTGAAGGTGGCTCTGAAGTTAGTATTGATACTCCGGTTGGAGAGTCGTCTTCGACCATGGGAGACCTACTGCCTGATTCTGGTGATTTTGCCGAAGATATCGAGTTCCAACAATCCTTGAAATTATTACAAGATAATCTGGATCATTTTATCCAAGGCCTAAAGCCTCGTGACCAGGAAATCTTTCGCGAAAGGCTTCTTAATGATGCTCCGCGCTCTCTACAGGCCATCGCAGATGATTATGGGGTTTCTCGTGAGCGAATTCGCCAAATTGAGGCCCGTTTGCTCGAGAATTTAAAGGTTTACATGAGTGAAATAATACGTTAG
- a CDS encoding DUF444 family protein, with protein MDHPIKRDHARFRKIIKGKVRDNLRKYIAGGEMPIPKGNGQFKVPMPSINTPQFRFGDKSQGGTGQGDGQPGDPVDGQGEPQEGQGEPGEAGEQEGDKALDVEMSLDELASILGNELALPKIEPKGKKNMQSTVDRYTSIGTVGPDSLKHYKRSFKEALKRQIAMGTYDPKNPVVVPIKSDMRYRASDSKIEFENSAVVIYMMDVSGSMGDEQKEIVRTESFWINLWLKSQYKDIEIRYIIHDATAKEVDEETFFRTRESGGTLISSALKLCKDMIASDYNSDEWNIYPFHFSDGDNWSAEDTKVCLDILKNSIIPNSNAFFYGQVESRYGSGQFYKDLAKEFGEKHEDVILSKIKNKEAILDSIKDFLGKGK; from the coding sequence ATGGATCACCCGATTAAAAGAGACCACGCACGTTTTCGAAAAATTATTAAAGGAAAGGTGCGTGATAATCTAAGAAAGTATATTGCTGGCGGTGAGATGCCAATTCCAAAGGGCAATGGGCAATTTAAAGTACCAATGCCCTCAATCAACACTCCTCAATTTCGCTTTGGTGATAAAAGCCAAGGAGGAACAGGACAGGGTGATGGGCAGCCAGGAGATCCAGTCGATGGACAAGGTGAACCGCAAGAAGGTCAAGGGGAACCAGGTGAAGCTGGTGAGCAGGAAGGTGATAAGGCCCTCGATGTTGAAATGAGCTTAGATGAGCTTGCTTCAATTCTAGGAAATGAGCTAGCACTTCCTAAGATCGAGCCTAAAGGTAAGAAGAATATGCAGTCAACTGTTGATCGCTACACAAGTATCGGTACAGTTGGACCAGATTCACTTAAGCACTACAAGAGATCTTTTAAAGAGGCCCTAAAGCGACAAATCGCAATGGGGACATATGATCCAAAGAACCCTGTCGTTGTTCCAATCAAAAGTGATATGCGCTACCGTGCAAGTGATTCAAAGATAGAATTTGAAAACTCTGCAGTTGTAATCTACATGATGGATGTTTCAGGATCAATGGGGGATGAACAAAAAGAAATTGTTCGCACAGAATCTTTTTGGATCAATCTCTGGCTTAAGTCGCAGTATAAAGATATTGAAATTCGCTATATCATTCATGATGCAACGGCAAAAGAAGTTGATGAAGAAACATTCTTTAGAACTCGTGAAAGTGGTGGGACTCTTATTTCATCGGCACTTAAACTTTGTAAGGATATGATTGCTAGCGATTATAATTCAGATGAGTGGAATATTTATCCTTTCCATTTTTCGGATGGTGATAACTGGTCTGCAGAGGACACTAAGGTTTGTCTTGATATTTTAAAGAATTCAATTATTCCAAACTCAAATGCATTCTTCTACGGACAAGTAGAGTCTCGTTATGGTTCAGGTCAGTTTTATAAGGACCTCGCCAAAGAATTCGGTGAAAAACACGAAGATGTTATTTTGAGTAAAATTAAAAATAAAGAAGCAATCCTAGATTCAATTAAAGACTTTCTAGGAAAAGGTAAGTAA
- a CDS encoding SpoVR family protein has translation MERTKPLSGELARLRDEVHSYAVEYGLDFYPVVFEVCDYDTVCILAANGGFPSRYPHWRFGLEYDRLAKGNRYGFQKIYELVINTDPCYAYLLSSNRYVDQKLVMAHVYGHADFFKNNAWFRGTDRRMMDVMANHGTKVRRYMDKYGQDRVEEFIDTVLSFENLLDVNVLFQSEEKQRTSADDEFEFKDDRSQVLKSFMNSKMARSGLDSDKVEVKKTPLELLDEEIRGTRDIMKFLIDHAPIEDWQADIIGILREEAYYFLPQRMTKIMNEGWASYWHSKILTKKALNSSEIIDFADIHSGVMAMSKQNINPYKIGIELMRDIEYRWDTGKFGKEYQDCTDLHKKENWHIETNMGREKIFEVRRTHNDITFIDEFFTEEFCNRMQLFTYKYNSRTGRNEIETRDFKEIKSKLLNQLTNFGTPIIEVESANYKNRGELLLRHVHQGVDLDVGQAQDTMANIYKVWKRPVSITTIVEDKSIVYLFDGIEFKEDN, from the coding sequence ATGGAAAGAACTAAACCACTAAGTGGAGAACTTGCAAGATTAAGAGATGAGGTTCATAGCTATGCAGTAGAATATGGCCTTGATTTCTATCCTGTTGTTTTTGAAGTTTGTGACTACGATACAGTTTGTATTTTAGCAGCAAATGGAGGTTTTCCTTCTCGCTACCCGCACTGGAGATTCGGGCTCGAGTATGATCGTCTTGCTAAAGGAAACCGTTATGGTTTTCAAAAAATATACGAACTTGTAATCAATACTGACCCTTGCTATGCATATCTTTTAAGCTCTAATCGCTATGTTGATCAGAAACTTGTTATGGCCCACGTTTATGGGCATGCTGACTTCTTTAAGAATAATGCTTGGTTTAGAGGAACAGATCGTCGCATGATGGATGTTATGGCCAATCATGGAACGAAAGTTCGTCGTTATATGGATAAATATGGCCAAGACCGTGTCGAAGAATTTATTGATACAGTCTTATCATTTGAAAACCTACTTGATGTTAATGTGCTCTTCCAAAGTGAAGAGAAACAAAGAACATCTGCTGATGATGAATTTGAATTTAAGGATGACCGCTCGCAAGTTCTTAAGTCATTTATGAATTCTAAAATGGCGCGCTCAGGCCTTGATAGCGATAAGGTGGAAGTTAAGAAAACACCACTAGAGCTTCTTGATGAAGAAATTCGTGGAACACGTGATATTATGAAATTTCTAATTGATCACGCTCCAATTGAAGACTGGCAAGCCGATATCATTGGAATTCTAAGAGAGGAAGCTTATTACTTTCTTCCTCAGAGAATGACTAAAATTATGAATGAGGGGTGGGCATCTTACTGGCACTCTAAGATTCTTACTAAGAAGGCCTTAAATAGTTCTGAAATTATCGACTTTGCAGATATTCATTCTGGTGTAATGGCCATGAGTAAGCAAAATATCAATCCATATAAGATCGGCATTGAGCTTATGCGTGACATTGAATACCGTTGGGATACTGGAAAATTTGGAAAAGAGTATCAAGATTGCACAGACCTTCATAAAAAAGAAAATTGGCATATTGAAACAAATATGGGACGTGAGAAAATCTTCGAAGTAAGACGCACTCATAATGATATTACTTTCATTGATGAGTTCTTTACTGAAGAATTCTGTAATCGTATGCAGCTTTTTACGTATAAGTATAACTCGCGTACAGGACGCAATGAAATTGAAACGCGTGACTTCAAAGAAATTAAGTCAAAGCTTCTTAATCAATTAACAAATTTTGGTACACCAATTATTGAAGTGGAATCGGCAAATTATAAGAATCGTGGTGAGCTTCTTCTTCGTCATGTACACCAGGGAGTAGACCTTGACGTTGGGCAGGCCCAGGATACAATGGCCAATATCTACAAGGTTTGGAAGAGACCTGTCTCAATCACTACTATCGTTGAAGATAAGTCCATTGTTTATCTTTTTGATGGGATTGAGTTTAAAGAAGATAACTAA